In Bacillus marinisedimentorum, the genomic stretch TAAAACGTATCCAATGAAAACAGGATATTGGCCTCGATAATTGAAGGATATTATAAGCCTATAGATGGATTTTGCCATGAAGATTGATACTGAATATGGCGGATGGAGGCGTCAAACAGTAAATACCTCTGATTGTCTGCCAGCTAAAGTGCTATCGAGCTTACCTTTTTCTCTTAGGGGAAAGTATGGGGCTTCCGAGTTCATTGATCAAGATGGCGGCAACAATTAATGTGATACCTGCCCATTGCCGCCCTGAAACCGATTCTGAAAGGAATACCATTGCTGTGATGATGGCAACCGGCAACTCAATCGAGCTGAGCATATTGGCGAGTCTGCCGGATATCAGGGGAGTTCCTGCCGCAAAGAACAAAGGCGGGATGACGGCTCCGACCAGCGCTATACCGGTTCCTATCAGCCATAATCGCCCATCTGAAAACCGAATATCGGGAATGTCCTGGAAGAAAATAATCAAGACAAGAATCGCGGAGCCGGAAACCATCAAGGCACTTCTTATAAGAGGGTGCGTACCGGCGGCAACCCGGCCGCTGGAAAAAATGAACCCCGCATACGATACTCCTGATAAGAGACCGAGTAACAGCCCTGCGGCCGGAAGCTCAAAAACTTCGCCACCCAATATATTGGAAGCAAAAAATACACCCGTTAAGGTGACGGCCATTGATATGTAGTTAATCCTATCAGGCCTTGCTTTACTGAAAATCCATTCATAAACCATGCCGATCCAGACGAACTGGAAGAGAAGAATGATTGCAAGGGATGCGGGTAAGTATTTCATTGCGCCGTAATAAAAAATACTTGTCAGGCCGACTGAAGTTCCTGTCAGGGCGGTTTTCATCACATTTTTTACATTTATCCCGCTGACATCCAGACCTTTGAGGAAGGTGAACATCCATAACAATGCCGTTGCCGTGAGCATCTGGGTAATATTGATTTGACCCAGTGAATAACCGTAACCAAACCCGGTTTTAACAAATATCGGTGTAAAGCCGAAGCTTGCAGCTCCGATTAAAACAAGAACCACACCTTTGGTTTTCAAGGATATCCCTCCTGAGCTGCTGAAACACTTACTGTCCCACTGTCATTCATTCAATTGCACCAACCTTAAATCATAAACAAACAGTCCAATTTACCATGAAATTGGACTGTTCGTCATCAAGTTCAATTCTTTATCCATGAAGCGGGACCTGTGGAGCGAAAGCTGTCTGCAGCCGGTTATTCCACTGGTTTTTCCGTTTCCTGCTTCTTTTTCCTTTTCAGCGCCTTTGGTTCCCTATGCCGCTTTCTTTCAGGGATTGGCTCTCTTTGCAGGGATTTAAAGAGTGACAATGCCATCATGATCAAAATCACCGTGAACGGCAATGCAGCGACAAGCGAGGCAGTCTGTAATCCTTCTAACCCGCTGCTGACGATCAGAACAGCTGCAATTGCAGCCTGGAGTATACCCCAGATGACTTTGACACCCATCGGCGGAATCAGCTGGCCGCGGGTTGTCATGATGCCGAGTACATATGTCGCCGAGTCAGCCGAAGTAACCAGGAATGTGAAAATCAAAGTAATGGCTATCACGGAAAGGATCATGCTCATCGGAAAATAACTGAATGTCTCAAAAAGGGCACTTGTCACATTTGCATCAACAGCCTGGGCAATATCAGTGCCGTGGAATAAATCCATGTTCAGTGCCGTGCCGCCAAAAATGGCCATCCACACAATTGCGATTGCCGGCGGGATAATCAGAACCCCGATGATGAATTCTCGTATCGTCCGCCCCCTTGAAACACGGGCAACGAATGAACCGACAAACGGGGACCAGGCAATAACCCATGCCCAGTAAAACAGCGTCCAGTCCCTGACCCAGCTGCCGCCTTCGTACGGCGTAAGACGGAAGCTCATCCCGACGAAGTTCTGAATATAATCACCGGTTCCAAGTGTCAAAGAATTCAGTATGAATACTGTCGGCCCGAGAAAGAAAAAGACAACCATCAACATAATGGCAAGAATCATATTCAGGTTACTTAAGTATTTGATGCCTTTGTCAAGCCCGGTCGTTGACGAGGTAAGGTAAAGGACCATCAGAATTCCGGTTACTACGATGTTCATAATCGGATTATTTGGAATGCCGAATACATGGTTCAGCCCGCCGTTTATTTGCAGGATTCCCATTCCGAGAGAAGTGGCCACACCGGTGACAGTGGCAATGACAGCTAGAACGTCAATCGTTGACCTAAGCGTGGTATGATTGCCTTCACCGAGTAACGGATCAAGAGTGGAGCTGATTAAAGATTTTTTATGATGCCTGAACTGGAAGTAGCCGAGGGCAAGCCCCACGATTGTAAAGACGGACCACTGATGAATCCCCCAGTGGAAAAAAGAATAGCGCATGGCTGTCCGGGCTGCCTCTGCTGATTCAGGCGCAACCGTATCAAGCGGCGGCACGAGATAATGCTGCATAGGCTCAGCAACTCCCCAGAATACGAGCCCGACACCGAATCCGGCGCTGAACAGCATTCCGATCCATGTAAAGAAACTGTATTCCGGCCTGGACGAGTCCGGTCCAAGCCGAATTCTTCCAAACCTGCTTATAGCAAGGTAAAACAGGAAAATAACAAAGAAAAACACAGACATGAGATAAAACCAGCCGAACGACTTTGTTGTGAAGTCGTAGACGATACCGGCATTATCGGCTAAAGATCCCGGTGAAAAAGCTCCCCATAGAACAAACAGGAAGATAAACACCGCTGATATCCAGAAAACGGGATTTGTTTTGCTGGACGTTTCATTCTGTTCATTGTCACTGGCATTACTCATTCACTAGCACCTCCGAAAATCTGAACTGCGTTTATAAATTATGTATAGTACGGGTGTAAATGCAGGCAACTTTCTTTTTCCCGGGCCTGCACTATACCATTTCGAACCGTGTCCAAAAAATCAAACGGTAATCTATCATCTGTTTTCCATACCCGGACACTCAAATGCCTAAACAATTCTAACTAGAACGTCACACCGTGTCGAATGAAAGGAAAATTATGAAAGTAAAAGTGAAGCTGAACCGCAGCACATCATTAGTTCGTCAATTCCTATAATTTTTTGACGGAAGAATTTGTTTTTATGGATTAGGCTCGGCTAAGGATGAAACAATACTATATGTCCGTTTAACTGCATGGCTGTGCATGGTAAGATAAAATAAGATTAGAGAACGTGTATTGTAACTTATCAAGCTGTTGAAATAGTCTTTGATTTCAGCGTTAATCAAAAAGAGAGACGGCTGGGGGGACATTCGCTATGAAGCAATATTCGGAAATACTTACAAATATCAAAAACTGGGTGAATGAGGCAGGAGAAGAACTTCTTGAAGGTCTTGAACGCACCATTGAAATCAATGAAAAGTCTTCTTCTATCGATCTTGTGACCGAAATGGATATCTGGGCCGAAAAGTTCCTGCTCGGCAAAATAGGGGAGCACTATCCCGGACACGCAGTTGTGACAGAGGAAGGCGGTACAGTAGAGGTCGTGAGCGGAAGTGAATACGAGTGGATCATTGATCCGATTGACGGGACAACCAACTATGCTCATGGCTTTCCGATGTTCTGCATTTCCATAGGGGTCAAGCATCACGGGGAAACGGTCATCGGCGTAGTGTATGCACCGGGACTCGGGGAATTGTACGAAGCAGTAAAAGGTAAAGGGTCCTATTTAAATGGTAAGCCGCTCGTCGTTTCAAGACGGAAGAAATTAAGGCAGGCTGTCATTGCAACCGGGTTTCCGTATGACCGGGCGGAGCATCCTCAAAACAATGTCAATGAGTTCAGCAAGGTCGTGCTTGAAGTGGGAGGCATCCGCCGGACGGGAAGCGCTGCCCTTGACTTGTGCCAGGTGGCTGCAGGCCGGTTTGAAGGGTATTGGGAATTTAAACTGAAGCCGTGGGATGTTACGGCAGGGATATTGCTTGTTGAAGAAGCAGGCGGCCGTGTCAAAGTGGAACAGCAGGATACAGGCTTGCACGTACTTGCCGGAAACGATACGATATTCATTGAATTGGAGCGCCTGCTTGAAGCATAGTTTTACCGGTTTTGATGAGCCGGGTCTCAGGAGGGTTCAAACGCATTTTCCAGCCAGAGGCTGCTTAATGCATGATGAGAACAGGTTTGTTTTCTATCATGTGGACGGATATTCCGATACAGGAGGCGGAGGAATTGGAAAAAGTAGATTATAAGCAAGAAATGAAAGGTCTCTATGATGCGACAGAAGAAAACGTGCTGATTGAAGTGCCGGGTATGAATTTTGTCATGATTGACGGGGAAGGCAACCCGGATACTTCCGCAGTGTTTCAGCAAAGTGCCGACGCTCTTCAAGCCGTTTCTTATACGCTTAAATCGAAATCCAGAAATGTCGGCAAAGATTACGACATCATGCCGCTCGAAGCGTTATGGTACATGGGCAATATCCGCAACTTTTCCAGATTCAGAAAAGACAGTTGGAAATGGACACTTATGATTATGCAGCCAGACCACATCACTGCAAATATGATGAAAAAAGCTGCGGCTGAAGTTGCAGCAAAACAAGATCTCCCGCTCCTGGAAAGTTTGCGGTTTGAACGCTTCAACGAAGGGTTATCCGCCCAGGTCCTTTACAAAGGACCGTATAGTGAAGAACATGATACGATTATGAAACTTCATGATTTCATTAAAGCAGAAGGGTACGAACCAGTCGGAAAACATCATGAAATCTATTTAAGTAATCCGGAAAATACAGAACCTGCCGATTTAAAAACAATCATAAGGCAGCCGGTCGCACTTCATCCGGCCGCATCAGGTTATAATGTGTGATTGCAAAAAGCCCGCTTCTCCATGTAGGAAAGCGGGCTTTTTGTGTGAGGAATGAATATGAAAAAGGACTTGCTGTAGGTATCCATCACATTAGGCCGCTTGGACGTATGCGGGCGTTGGATCCTGTTGGTGAGCATGCTGGCGGACGGGAAGCCCTGCGGGAATGAAAGACTCTTAAAATGAGTGGATCAGCCTGGAATTGAAGGAAAACTGCTCAATAAACAGGTGGATGGATTGAAAGGCAGTCACTGCATCGGATCGTCGGGAGTGTTGACATAAATAACAACAGGTTCGCCTGCTTTTACCGGTCCTGGGCGTTCAACCGAACCGACAATGCCGCGGCGCCTTTTTGCAGCGGGGACGAAATTCCTAGTAAGCCCTCGATGTCCGGCAAACTGTTTCTGGATGACGGCGCCTGGCAGGGTACACGGTAAATTGATCGATTCACAGACAATTCCAGCGCCTGATGAAAACAAAATTCTCGATCCGGCCGGGAGCATCGTCAAGTCATTAATTCCTTTTAACAGCATATTGGCTCCAAGCCATTCAGGTTTGATTTCCGGTAAGTCAAGCTCTAGGGCAACCGCTTTCATCTCCTCGGCCGAAAGGATGCTGATTTGCCTGCGGTTAAGAATCTCCGTCCCTTTTGGGTACATCGGCTGCCGTACATCCGCAGGATAAGTTGTCCCAAAATGGCGGTCACCGCGTATCCCGCCAAATTCAAGCACTGTCTCTTCTATCCGGCGCGACACAAATGTATCCGGGTCATCCGCAATCAACAAAGCTTCCAAAACAGCTTCCACCTTCTTCACAAAATCGCCCCCTATTTCCCTGTCAAATATGTAATATTTTTAGCCGTTTCGATAAAATAACCAGATTAAATAAAAAAAGTGTAACACAGATTGCCTGGCAATTGCGAGGCAATTGCCAGGCAATGCAACAACCCGCTAAAAAAAAAGCTGCCCGCGCAGCCGGGCAGCTTGATCCATCAATCAATCGTTCCATTTATAATGCCAGAACCGCTCGGTGCCGATCCATTCCATGGCTTCTGGTTCCTGTGCTTTCAGGCGTTCGCCGATGGCATTGCGGAAGCCTTCTGCCTG encodes the following:
- a CDS encoding EamA family transporter: MKTKGVVLVLIGAASFGFTPIFVKTGFGYGYSLGQINITQMLTATALLWMFTFLKGLDVSGINVKNVMKTALTGTSVGLTSIFYYGAMKYLPASLAIILLFQFVWIGMVYEWIFSKARPDRINYISMAVTLTGVFFASNILGGEVFELPAAGLLLGLLSGVSYAGFIFSSGRVAAGTHPLIRSALMVSGSAILVLIIFFQDIPDIRFSDGRLWLIGTGIALVGAVIPPLFFAAGTPLISGRLANMLSSIELPVAIITAMVFLSESVSGRQWAGITLIVAAILINELGSPILSPKRKR
- a CDS encoding glycine betaine uptake BCCT transporter, with product MSNASDNEQNETSSKTNPVFWISAVFIFLFVLWGAFSPGSLADNAGIVYDFTTKSFGWFYLMSVFFFVIFLFYLAISRFGRIRLGPDSSRPEYSFFTWIGMLFSAGFGVGLVFWGVAEPMQHYLVPPLDTVAPESAEAARTAMRYSFFHWGIHQWSVFTIVGLALGYFQFRHHKKSLISSTLDPLLGEGNHTTLRSTIDVLAVIATVTGVATSLGMGILQINGGLNHVFGIPNNPIMNIVVTGILMVLYLTSSTTGLDKGIKYLSNLNMILAIMLMVVFFFLGPTVFILNSLTLGTGDYIQNFVGMSFRLTPYEGGSWVRDWTLFYWAWVIAWSPFVGSFVARVSRGRTIREFIIGVLIIPPAIAIVWMAIFGGTALNMDLFHGTDIAQAVDANVTSALFETFSYFPMSMILSVIAITLIFTFLVTSADSATYVLGIMTTRGQLIPPMGVKVIWGILQAAIAAVLIVSSGLEGLQTASLVAALPFTVILIMMALSLFKSLQREPIPERKRHREPKALKRKKKQETEKPVE
- a CDS encoding GyrI-like domain-containing protein, which gives rise to MEKVDYKQEMKGLYDATEENVLIEVPGMNFVMIDGEGNPDTSAVFQQSADALQAVSYTLKSKSRNVGKDYDIMPLEALWYMGNIRNFSRFRKDSWKWTLMIMQPDHITANMMKKAAAEVAAKQDLPLLESLRFERFNEGLSAQVLYKGPYSEEHDTIMKLHDFIKAEGYEPVGKHHEIYLSNPENTEPADLKTIIRQPVALHPAASGYNV
- a CDS encoding inositol monophosphatase family protein, with the protein product MKQYSEILTNIKNWVNEAGEELLEGLERTIEINEKSSSIDLVTEMDIWAEKFLLGKIGEHYPGHAVVTEEGGTVEVVSGSEYEWIIDPIDGTTNYAHGFPMFCISIGVKHHGETVIGVVYAPGLGELYEAVKGKGSYLNGKPLVVSRRKKLRQAVIATGFPYDRAEHPQNNVNEFSKVVLEVGGIRRTGSAALDLCQVAAGRFEGYWEFKLKPWDVTAGILLVEEAGGRVKVEQQDTGLHVLAGNDTIFIELERLLEA
- a CDS encoding MOSC domain-containing protein, which gives rise to MKKVEAVLEALLIADDPDTFVSRRIEETVLEFGGIRGDRHFGTTYPADVRQPMYPKGTEILNRRQISILSAEEMKAVALELDLPEIKPEWLGANMLLKGINDLTMLPAGSRILFSSGAGIVCESINLPCTLPGAVIQKQFAGHRGLTRNFVPAAKRRRGIVGSVERPGPVKAGEPVVIYVNTPDDPMQ